The following DNA comes from Triplophysa dalaica isolate WHDGS20190420 chromosome 5, ASM1584641v1, whole genome shotgun sequence.
tgcttcacaaccggtcgaacaaagactgttctcccatagcgtttgaaacgcagcatcgagtgtagcttttgatagggaactgCGATACACAAATAAGAATTGAAAAGCACACTTGTGTGCAAAAGAAAACCCAGAAGTGCACAAAGCGCCAGACAATACTCTGAAACATCATTGGTCAGCTACAACCACATAACACATTCTCATTGGCTAATCCACTGCCCAAGAAATAAAGATACCTTGGCTCAGATATTTTAACAGTTAtgtgttaatgttatttgtaagGGATACTCAATTCTCCTGGAACAGTGCAAGCGAACATGTGAATGTGTCAAAAATATTCAAACTACTTGTTATTTTCCAGTGTTATAACTTCTTAATTAAAGCATACGTGAATAATTTTGCATGATTATGAATAAGAGGCAtatttaactgtaataattGTCATGTTACTGGAAAGGATAAAAACTCATTATTTGGTCATTTGGGTTCGGCGGTAGTAGTGTAGTACACCACCTTTTTTGGTAGGACTACACCACTGCTGTGGAGtaagtgtgtttattaatgtctgtgtctgctgcatcatgggtaatctgtTGATCTGTGGTTTGGAAGAAGTGTGAAGATGACCTCACTCATgtcctgcttttgtgtgtgtgtggagacagaagaagaacggaggtgtgatcagctttaatgaaggctgtgcgtctgctctgctcgggcaggaaagtcttgtgttgaattaatttgtagaaaaccttcatcatgttagtcctgttaaagtctctgacaacaaaagtcataactgagctctgtgtccaattattttaagacaacagaagtattttataAGTAACAGGACtaaactacagaatgtgttctagtctgttattgtgtcatgagaaaagaggaaatgagaaacacaggaagagttacaaatgttgtcatgaagaaatataagtagatgatgagaagagactcagtaagagaaacacaacatgactgagaagagtgatatatgtctgctgggactgatccttctctcttcactattcacaggtaaactattcaacacatttatttcatcagatttcatttcattactctcactgacattctgacaaacatgttcagtttcatctcatgtcacatttatcatagagttcatgtgtcttatTCTCACGTTCAAAAGTCTGATGTCAAGAGTCAATAGTCTCTTTCACACATACAGCCTTTACTGGTTAATTGCAAGAAAATTGCAGTTAACAGATCATGTGTGAACAGGACCTTTAGGGTAAATCGTACTTCCATTTTTCAGATATAAAATCATACCGTCaccatattttcaaacatagcTACGGTTGAACGTCCGCCTGATGACATCATATTACTGGCTGTGTGAACGCTGTCTTACTCTTAATTTAACAGAATGCCATTGTTTGTGTGAACAGGACATTACCTGAATGACTTTACCAGTAATTTACcagcatttctgagtgaaaagggATAAAGGAACTAGATCACATGATTTActgtcaaatcttctgatttatgtgatattaaaataagaaaaatgtatctgtcattgagagataaatattgaactgtttgaatatattgtgatgtattaatatgaatgatgtcatctgctgtttcaggtgtgagtggAGCAGAAGTGACacatgtgttcatcagttctggagaaagtgtgtctctgtcctgtaatgatggtcttcatcaatgctcctcaactacatggatctacaataattatacaagatcatatacagtagaagtgtttactggaggaataaagaagaataacacagagagatctgagagactgagtctgacatctgactgctctctcaacatctataaaacaacacaacatgatggtggacTTTACATCtgcagacaatatgtgaatgaaCATCAACATGAACCTGATTCACATGTTtatctacatgttcttcatggtcagtgtttctcttcatttatataaacacatgtttaacttcagatcacagttctctttatctcttgtgttttcactgaaactcatgagtactgagagtgtgttgtgtgatttgtgtttcagtgtcttcatc
Coding sequences within:
- the LOC130421203 gene encoding uncharacterized protein LOC130421203, which encodes MTEKSDICLLGLILLSSLFTGVSGAEVTHVFISSGESVSLSCNDGLHQCSSTTWIYNNYTRSYTVEVFTGGIKKNNTERSERLSLTSDCSLNIYKTTQHDGGLYICRQYVNEHQHEPDSHVYLHVLHVSSSSSSQTEIRANTSVTLSCQLFTYNCDYEFSYYGFQLLWMNQTDVDLKTDSRYQIRSDKLCLISLTTTLVNEDDNTELRCVLKHKNDIKTSVTYTVRFTGKTSL